Proteins from one Streptomyces cynarae genomic window:
- a CDS encoding helix-turn-helix domain-containing protein — translation MHRPRLTRTTASAAPNAALPPRTTPGRLDEILGEIIRDLQDDGRVLLRQLGDDDTEQILEQVQQMRTRLDCLTAGLVGRARLRQGTWARIGLALSVSEDTARHRYTDDYIVRRLKQVGHLPSVPTSLRALYEEPARHVAAGPADTGEEIPDEVEAVGAAYNRLAPVLSMLARASELPLHELARQSRCSASYLSRMLSGHRVPSWKITERFARACGADPVVLRKVWETEQLRRRQPRRPTADQHEIDSLDGISTQAQALQRLMAALRTLHVRAGQPTAQQICITSRWRLQAAEVTDVLDGAAMCDWPTLFQLVQAMGGSVDYFRPLWQAATEYRDQPTEPPPTATTVDQPSADARPAGPADNAHHLISQFRDVLGSAPALDLGQREAIRRRIAQRAERQGHS, via the coding sequence GTGCACCGCCCTCGCCTGACTCGCACAACGGCGTCTGCCGCGCCGAACGCGGCTCTGCCGCCCCGCACCACCCCCGGCCGTCTGGACGAGATCCTCGGAGAAATCATCCGCGACCTCCAGGACGACGGCAGGGTACTGCTGCGACAGCTGGGAGACGACGACACCGAACAGATCCTGGAACAGGTCCAGCAGATGCGCACCCGGCTGGACTGCCTGACCGCGGGCCTGGTCGGGCGGGCACGGCTGCGCCAGGGCACCTGGGCCCGTATCGGCCTGGCGCTGAGCGTCAGCGAGGACACCGCCCGGCACCGGTACACCGACGACTACATCGTGCGCCGCCTGAAACAGGTGGGACACCTGCCATCCGTGCCCACCTCGCTGCGCGCCCTGTATGAGGAGCCGGCCCGGCACGTCGCCGCCGGCCCGGCGGACACGGGCGAGGAAATCCCCGACGAGGTCGAGGCCGTCGGCGCGGCCTACAACCGCCTGGCCCCCGTGCTGTCCATGCTCGCCCGCGCCTCGGAACTCCCGCTGCACGAACTGGCCCGCCAATCACGCTGCTCCGCCTCGTACCTCAGCCGCATGCTCAGCGGGCACCGGGTGCCCTCCTGGAAGATCACCGAACGGTTCGCGCGGGCCTGCGGCGCCGACCCGGTCGTGCTGCGCAAAGTGTGGGAGACCGAGCAACTGCGCCGGCGCCAGCCCCGCCGGCCGACTGCGGACCAGCACGAGATCGACTCGCTGGACGGCATCAGCACCCAGGCACAGGCACTCCAGCGCCTCATGGCCGCCCTGCGGACCCTCCACGTGCGAGCGGGACAGCCCACCGCCCAGCAGATCTGCATCACCTCACGCTGGCGACTCCAGGCGGCAGAGGTCACCGACGTGCTCGACGGCGCCGCCATGTGTGACTGGCCGACATTGTTTCAACTGGTGCAGGCCATGGGCGGATCCGTCGACTACTTCCGCCCCCTGTGGCAGGCCGCAACCGAGTACCGCGATCAACCAACCGAACCGCCACCCACGGCGACCACAGTGGACCAGCCGTCCGCTGACGCACGGCCTGCAGGACCAGCGGACAACGCACACCACCTGATCAGCCAGTTCCGCGACGTCCTAGGCAGCGCACCCGCCCTCGACCTCGGGCAGCGAGAAGCCATCCGACGCCGGATCGCACAGCGCGCCGAGCGCCAGGGCCACAGCTGA
- a CDS encoding AlbA family DNA-binding domain-containing protein, giving the protein MALPARLTAALGRHPDHLTEDDLQRAVDNQIPESVDLDWKKDFYQGTDAGKKELAKDVSAMANTAGGMVVIGVHDGNQDHAHDLDPVELVPGRGEEWIRSVLANWIQPVVPNVGVRVVKSAAKAGKIYWVLTVPPSTQAPHAVAALGNDYNFRVHVRHGTTTRTLAESEIAQRYRDRFQAASDDANRLRQVVDAGLGYLSDYVSRTVDGRSAPVTYYPGWVSLAVVPAVRGTYPLTTRADRDAAFNRFHDLACHAVTLNARPHHPQLVGRRQVRFEGLPTGQLHQDGSFYAAQTISLHNDQRDADGPQQMSQRAFELDLVTLVQAAAAWAAETGAAGDLMLSAALHRYDGSDKTVRLVVNESAFQHAPALPLPATPAQTTGDLAAIVTDKREAVVVACALASDLLADMGAHQPRSAAFLWWAKDQPGRLP; this is encoded by the coding sequence ATGGCTCTGCCGGCCCGGCTCACCGCCGCCCTGGGACGACACCCCGATCACCTCACCGAGGACGATCTGCAGCGCGCGGTCGACAACCAGATTCCCGAGAGCGTCGACCTGGACTGGAAGAAGGACTTCTACCAGGGCACCGACGCGGGTAAGAAGGAGCTCGCTAAGGACGTGTCCGCCATGGCCAACACCGCCGGCGGCATGGTGGTCATCGGCGTCCACGACGGCAATCAGGACCACGCCCACGACCTGGACCCCGTCGAATTGGTGCCCGGACGCGGTGAGGAGTGGATCCGCTCGGTGCTCGCGAACTGGATCCAGCCCGTCGTGCCCAATGTGGGCGTCCGGGTCGTGAAGTCCGCGGCCAAGGCGGGCAAGATCTACTGGGTGCTCACCGTGCCCCCGAGCACTCAGGCCCCGCACGCGGTCGCGGCTCTGGGTAACGACTACAACTTCCGCGTCCACGTCCGGCACGGCACCACGACCCGCACCCTCGCCGAATCCGAGATTGCCCAGCGGTACCGTGACCGTTTCCAGGCAGCCTCCGACGACGCCAACCGCCTGCGTCAGGTTGTCGACGCGGGCCTTGGCTACCTGTCGGACTATGTGAGCAGAACCGTAGATGGTCGCAGCGCTCCGGTGACCTACTACCCGGGCTGGGTCAGCCTCGCCGTAGTTCCGGCCGTACGCGGCACCTATCCCTTGACCACCCGGGCCGATCGCGACGCTGCCTTCAACCGCTTCCACGACCTCGCCTGTCACGCAGTGACGCTCAACGCGCGGCCCCACCACCCCCAGCTGGTAGGCCGTCGGCAAGTCCGCTTCGAGGGCCTTCCCACCGGCCAACTCCATCAAGACGGCAGCTTCTACGCCGCACAGACCATCAGCCTCCACAACGATCAGCGCGACGCTGACGGCCCCCAACAGATGTCCCAGCGCGCATTCGAACTCGACCTCGTCACCCTGGTGCAAGCAGCCGCGGCCTGGGCAGCAGAGACCGGAGCGGCCGGCGACCTGATGCTGTCAGCCGCACTGCACCGCTACGACGGCAGTGACAAGACCGTCCGACTGGTCGTGAACGAAAGTGCCTTCCAACACGCCCCGGCGCTACCGCTTCCCGCCACTCCTGCGCAGACCACAGGAGACCTCGCCGCCATCGTCACCGACAAGCGGGAAGCCGTTGTCGTGGCCTGTGCTCTCGCATCGGACCTGCTTGCCGACATGGGAGCCCACCAGCCGCGCTCCGCCGCGTTCCTGTGGTGGGCCAAGGACCAGCCTGGACGGTTGCCGTAG
- a CDS encoding ribosomal protein L7/L12, with translation MSESFLLVCDDLPHTVVLTDVGPRAIEIVKLLHQRTRQSLWRCKSLISHLPATILENVPEEVATAMVAELREAGADAHAEANQ, from the coding sequence GTGAGCGAATCGTTCTTGCTGGTCTGCGACGACCTGCCGCACACCGTAGTCCTGACTGACGTCGGCCCCCGGGCCATCGAGATCGTGAAGCTACTGCACCAGCGAACCAGGCAGAGTTTGTGGCGCTGCAAGTCCCTCATCAGCCACCTGCCCGCGACCATCCTCGAGAACGTGCCGGAAGAAGTCGCCACCGCCATGGTGGCCGAACTCCGCGAGGCCGGTGCCGACGCTCATGCCGAGGCGAATCAGTAG
- a CDS encoding transposase, which yields MTNPGHLAESDAAELKEIRAACPHLDATAGHVRDFAAMMRDPRGDGLPAWMDRVLADDLPALHSLVNGMKQDLDAVTAGLSTPWSSGQVEGHVTRAKLLKRTGFGRANLDLLRRRILLRT from the coding sequence TTGACCAACCCTGGACACCTCGCCGAGAGCGATGCGGCCGAACTCAAAGAGATTCGGGCCGCCTGCCCGCACCTCGACGCCACCGCAGGCCACGTCCGCGACTTCGCCGCCATGATGCGCGACCCGCGCGGCGATGGCCTGCCCGCTTGGATGGACCGCGTCCTCGCCGACGACCTACCCGCCCTGCACTCCCTGGTCAACGGCATGAAACAGGACCTGGACGCTGTCACCGCCGGCTTGTCGACGCCATGGAGCTCAGGCCAGGTCGAGGGCCACGTGACCAGAGCCAAGCTCCTCAAGCGCACGGGCTTCGGCCGGGCCAACCTCGACCTCCTCCGTAGACGCATCCTCCTCAGGACGTGA
- a CDS encoding TIR domain-containing protein, with protein sequence MTDSSDAAPHYDAFISYSHSWDNAVATAFQSELQSMARPWYRWRMLRTFRDVTNLTASPGLWPDIERALSQSQWLVVMASPAAAGSFWVRKEIRWWLTHRSPDTILIALTDGTLLWDEDAADFDWNRTNALPREELEGVFRHQPRWVDLSWLHTPEQANRADPRMIECAADFVAPIRGMSKDELIGEHVRQRRRTKRWVRGTLATLTVLLVLAASGGIIALQQRSTAIARQYQATSRQLIADAQNLQDTQPDLARQLLVEAYRLDPHGGVLGALLSSAAIPRVVSVGGLARGVAYSPHRNLIAIAGNSGVTLYDPGRLAVLAHLTGQHGYAQGLSLSDDDRMLAVGDQEGYIRLFDVTSPTRPRLLASAEAHGAIVDNTAFTPDSRHLAVGIDGGQVLIFDIGGPNTLRLAATFTGSPTTGLSDGLAISPDGRLLAAGGDNIVQLWDVSQPDRPTLREQVQGSGQTLAFSPDGHLLAVGGRDDTVRLWDVTQPKDARQDSIMNGQRLGISAVAFSHSGSTLGVGADDGTIQLWQVSDPLHPVPGSQLTGHSSGIAQLAFSRDDRTLASASTDGAALGTDGVSGQPGTVRLWNIDGASRSAAQWELSGGTGTVPAFDRTGATLAAGYPTRLWDTTGGAPTVLSTVPSFGQGGNAVAFSPNADTLAAGASVALWDVRDRAHPRPLVPGGQAVTGASSVVFAPAGSLLAVGADEVQLWDVRNRGKPVQLSKLNDSRSKGNDVAFRPDGKALASVDHAGKIQLWDIATPSRPVQRATIKAAHGNEDVVAFTSDGRTLLAGSSAGALTTWDVHDVAHPRQLASPISHVGSIGGLAYDPQAPLAASAGEDGNLLLWDMSDPSHPAVLASLQVGGAFDPALLAFSPNGEKLAAETATEVQVWDAQAPNILRRLCAQSPHITPDQWKQYLPQMTYDPPCAS encoded by the coding sequence GTGACGGACAGCTCCGACGCCGCGCCGCACTATGACGCGTTCATCTCCTACAGCCACTCGTGGGACAACGCGGTGGCGACGGCTTTCCAGTCCGAGCTTCAGTCGATGGCCCGTCCCTGGTATCGCTGGCGGATGCTGCGTACCTTCCGCGACGTCACCAACCTCACTGCCAGTCCGGGACTGTGGCCCGATATCGAGAGGGCACTCAGCCAGTCGCAGTGGCTCGTCGTCATGGCATCGCCTGCCGCGGCCGGGTCCTTCTGGGTACGCAAGGAGATCCGGTGGTGGCTCACCCACCGAAGCCCGGACACCATCCTCATCGCCTTAACCGACGGGACACTGCTCTGGGACGAAGACGCCGCCGACTTCGACTGGAACCGGACCAATGCCCTGCCACGCGAGGAACTGGAAGGCGTCTTCCGTCACCAGCCACGCTGGGTGGACCTGAGTTGGCTCCACACACCAGAGCAAGCCAACCGAGCCGATCCGCGGATGATCGAGTGCGCCGCCGACTTTGTCGCACCGATCCGCGGAATGAGCAAAGACGAACTGATCGGCGAGCACGTGCGGCAGCGCCGCCGCACGAAGCGCTGGGTCCGCGGCACCCTGGCCACACTGACCGTGCTTCTGGTGCTGGCCGCCTCCGGCGGCATCATCGCGCTGCAGCAGCGCAGCACCGCCATCGCACGGCAGTACCAGGCGACCTCCCGCCAACTCATCGCCGACGCACAGAACCTGCAGGACACCCAACCCGACCTCGCACGCCAACTGCTCGTCGAGGCCTATCGGCTCGACCCCCACGGCGGAGTGTTGGGCGCGCTCCTGTCCAGCGCTGCCATCCCCAGGGTGGTCTCCGTCGGCGGCCTGGCCCGTGGCGTCGCCTACAGCCCCCACCGCAACCTGATCGCCATCGCCGGGAACTCCGGCGTGACCCTGTACGACCCCGGCCGCTTAGCGGTCCTCGCGCATCTGACCGGGCAGCACGGATACGCCCAGGGCCTCTCACTCAGTGACGACGACCGCATGCTCGCCGTGGGCGATCAGGAGGGATACATCCGGCTCTTCGACGTGACCTCCCCGACCCGTCCACGGCTGCTCGCCTCCGCCGAGGCCCATGGCGCCATCGTGGACAACACGGCGTTCACCCCGGACTCCCGGCATCTGGCCGTAGGGATCGACGGAGGACAGGTCCTCATCTTCGACATCGGAGGACCGAACACCCTCCGGCTTGCCGCCACGTTCACCGGATCCCCCACGACCGGGCTCTCCGATGGGCTGGCGATCAGCCCGGACGGGCGTCTGCTGGCAGCCGGCGGGGACAACATCGTGCAGTTGTGGGATGTATCCCAGCCGGACCGGCCGACGCTGCGCGAGCAGGTGCAAGGCTCCGGCCAAACGCTGGCGTTCAGTCCAGACGGACACCTGCTCGCCGTCGGCGGCAGGGACGACACCGTCCGGCTGTGGGACGTCACCCAGCCGAAGGATGCCCGGCAGGACTCCATCATGAACGGCCAGCGTCTGGGCATCAGCGCGGTCGCCTTCTCACACAGCGGATCCACGCTCGGCGTCGGCGCCGACGACGGCACCATCCAGCTGTGGCAGGTCTCCGACCCGCTCCACCCGGTCCCGGGATCCCAGCTGACCGGCCACTCATCCGGTATAGCGCAACTGGCGTTCAGCCGTGACGACAGGACGCTGGCCTCGGCTAGCACGGACGGCGCGGCACTCGGCACCGACGGCGTGTCCGGGCAGCCCGGCACGGTGCGGCTGTGGAACATCGACGGGGCCTCGCGCTCCGCCGCCCAGTGGGAACTGTCCGGCGGCACGGGGACGGTCCCGGCGTTCGACCGCACCGGCGCCACCCTGGCGGCCGGCTACCCGACCAGGCTGTGGGACACCACCGGCGGAGCGCCGACAGTCTTGTCGACCGTGCCCTCATTCGGACAGGGCGGCAACGCCGTCGCCTTCAGCCCCAACGCAGACACCCTGGCGGCCGGGGCGTCCGTGGCGCTGTGGGACGTGCGGGACCGAGCGCACCCCCGCCCGCTCGTCCCCGGCGGCCAGGCGGTCACCGGTGCCTCATCGGTGGTTTTCGCCCCGGCGGGCTCCCTGCTGGCAGTCGGCGCGGACGAAGTGCAGTTGTGGGACGTGCGCAACCGGGGCAAACCGGTTCAACTCTCCAAACTGAACGACTCCCGATCAAAGGGCAACGACGTGGCGTTCCGCCCTGACGGCAAGGCCCTGGCATCGGTCGACCACGCCGGAAAGATCCAGCTCTGGGACATCGCGACACCATCCCGGCCCGTGCAGCGGGCGACCATCAAGGCCGCCCATGGCAACGAAGACGTCGTTGCCTTCACCAGCGACGGGCGCACCCTCCTCGCGGGCAGTTCGGCAGGCGCGCTGACCACCTGGGACGTGCATGATGTGGCACATCCCAGACAACTGGCCTCGCCCATCAGCCATGTCGGCAGCATAGGAGGACTCGCCTACGACCCGCAGGCTCCCCTCGCGGCAAGTGCGGGAGAGGACGGGAACCTGCTGCTGTGGGACATGAGCGATCCCTCACACCCGGCTGTGCTGGCGAGCCTCCAGGTCGGCGGGGCATTCGACCCGGCCCTGCTGGCGTTCAGCCCCAACGGCGAAAAACTGGCCGCCGAAACCGCCACCGAGGTACAGGTATGGGACGCCCAGGCACCGAACATCCTGCGACGGCTGTGCGCCCAGTCCCCCCACATCACCCCCGACCAGTGGAAGCAGTACCTACCGCAGATGACGTACGACCCGCCTTGCGCGTCATGA
- a CDS encoding NUDIX domain-containing protein, translating to MERRGSWRRHGGHVLCETPHLSVRRDRVTRPDGQADTYDWVEAPDLVRVAALVESCLLVVEQYHYLIGMTWQLPGGDVAPEDLGPRAAAERELREETGYHGGCWTSHGALHPLPGLSPLRVHLWSAAGLSAGRPQGGDPGEADLKVHHVPLPEVVSAARDGRIACAVSAALVLAIAVEGTAGHRTVSKD from the coding sequence ATGGAACGCAGGGGATCGTGGAGGCGGCACGGCGGACATGTGCTGTGCGAGACACCGCACCTATCGGTAAGGCGGGACCGTGTCACTCGTCCGGACGGGCAGGCCGACACCTACGACTGGGTGGAGGCGCCGGACCTCGTCCGGGTCGCCGCGCTCGTCGAGAGCTGCCTTCTCGTGGTGGAGCAGTACCACTACCTCATTGGGATGACATGGCAACTCCCGGGAGGTGACGTCGCCCCGGAAGACCTCGGCCCGCGGGCAGCCGCCGAGCGGGAGCTGCGCGAGGAGACGGGGTACCACGGCGGATGCTGGACGTCGCACGGCGCCCTCCATCCGCTGCCCGGCCTCAGCCCTCTCCGCGTTCACCTGTGGTCGGCGGCGGGGCTGAGCGCCGGCCGGCCGCAGGGCGGCGACCCGGGCGAGGCCGACCTGAAGGTGCATCACGTACCGCTGCCTGAGGTCGTCTCGGCCGCGCGGGACGGGCGTATCGCCTGCGCCGTGAGCGCCGCGCTCGTCCTGGCCATCGCGGTTGAGGGAACGGCCGGTCACCGAACGGTATCGAAAGACTGA
- a CDS encoding ISL3 family transposase, producing MVLVMQTDAPFWESLVFDGIDDVDVEAVTAAFGTVEVVARGRAAGAVCPTCGRFSDRVHDRYLRRLRDLPLADQGLLIRLTVRRFICGSADCPRRTFAEPFSRLAAPHARFTTRLNHVLARVGLALAGRAGARLAAELNFGAGRMTLLRRVMALPDPRFSTPRVLGVDDFAIRRGQTYSTVLTSVEDHRVVDVLPTREAGPLAAWLMRHPGVEIICRDRASAYAEGARRGAPDALQVADRFHLWQGLGRAVETCVAAHRDCLRSPSPSGLLLEATGLLSGRPQDDSAPVGRRAERKKAAHALVHELLAQGHSRRAIARHLGWGLNTVLRYANAARWQDTIRDNRPRPSRLDPYKPYLERRFAAGCTSVTLLHNELVAVNAPVTYQMVRAHIATLRESPVGTPHRPPTVPQVTGWLTRHPTALSEDDRAGLKEVLARCPELDMAAGHVRDFGEILTGRLGSRLPAWIDAVDASQLPGLTGFALHLLRDLYAVIAGLTLDWSSGSIEGAVNRIKKIKRQLYGRAGFELLRKMILLQ from the coding sequence ATGGTGCTGGTCATGCAGACCGATGCACCGTTTTGGGAGTCGCTGGTCTTCGATGGGATCGACGATGTGGATGTCGAGGCGGTTACGGCTGCATTCGGCACGGTCGAGGTGGTGGCGAGAGGTCGCGCGGCCGGGGCTGTATGTCCGACCTGCGGCCGCTTCTCGGATCGAGTCCACGACCGCTATCTGCGCAGGCTGAGAGACCTTCCGCTCGCTGACCAGGGCCTTCTGATCCGGCTGACGGTCCGGCGCTTCATCTGTGGGTCGGCGGACTGCCCGCGTCGGACGTTCGCCGAGCCGTTCTCGCGGCTGGCCGCCCCGCACGCACGGTTCACCACTCGGCTCAACCACGTCCTGGCGCGAGTGGGGCTCGCGCTGGCCGGACGGGCCGGTGCTCGGCTGGCTGCCGAGCTGAACTTCGGCGCGGGAAGGATGACCTTGTTACGCAGGGTCATGGCATTGCCCGATCCACGGTTCAGCACGCCGCGTGTGCTGGGCGTGGACGACTTCGCGATCCGTCGCGGCCAGACCTACTCAACCGTCTTGACCAGCGTCGAAGACCATCGCGTTGTCGATGTGCTCCCGACTCGCGAAGCCGGGCCGCTGGCTGCCTGGCTGATGCGTCACCCCGGCGTGGAGATCATCTGCCGGGACCGCGCCAGCGCCTACGCCGAAGGTGCCCGCCGCGGTGCCCCCGATGCTCTGCAGGTCGCCGACCGGTTCCATCTGTGGCAGGGCCTCGGCCGAGCCGTGGAGACCTGCGTCGCCGCCCACCGCGACTGCCTGCGCAGTCCCTCGCCCAGCGGCCTGCTACTGGAGGCCACCGGACTGCTTTCAGGACGGCCGCAGGACGACTCGGCGCCCGTCGGCCGGCGGGCCGAGCGGAAGAAGGCAGCGCACGCACTGGTCCACGAGCTGCTTGCCCAAGGCCATTCACGCCGGGCGATTGCCCGGCACCTGGGCTGGGGCCTCAACACCGTGCTCCGGTATGCAAACGCCGCACGCTGGCAGGACACCATCCGCGACAACCGGCCCCGACCCAGCAGGCTGGACCCCTACAAGCCCTACCTGGAGCGTCGATTCGCCGCAGGATGCACCAGCGTCACCCTCCTCCACAACGAACTCGTTGCCGTCAACGCGCCCGTCACCTACCAGATGGTCCGCGCCCACATCGCCACCCTCCGCGAGTCTCCGGTCGGCACACCGCACCGGCCTCCGACGGTACCCCAGGTGACAGGCTGGCTCACCCGACACCCCACCGCGCTGAGCGAGGACGACCGTGCCGGTCTGAAGGAGGTCCTGGCCCGCTGCCCCGAACTGGACATGGCCGCCGGGCATGTCCGCGACTTTGGCGAGATACTCACGGGTCGCCTCGGCTCCAGGCTCCCTGCCTGGATCGACGCAGTCGATGCCAGCCAACTGCCCGGCCTCACCGGCTTCGCACTCCACCTGCTCCGGGACCTCTACGCCGTGATAGCCGGCCTCACCTTGGACTGGAGTTCCGGCAGCATCGAAGGCGCCGTGAACCGCATCAAGAAGATCAAGAGGCAGCTCTACGGGCGAGCCGGATTCGAACTACTCCGCAAGATGATCCTTCTTCAATAG
- a CDS encoding sigma-70 family RNA polymerase sigma factor, translated as MSEDFFLADRFEAERPGLRAVAYRMLGSLAEAEDAVQEAWFKLSRADVSDVKNLGAWLTTVVGRICLDMLRSRTSRREGPLPEQDGSIRLPDPVVTALTRVGPEQEILIADSVGIALMIVLEALSPAERLAFVLHDMFDVPFDDIAPILGRTTVSTRQLASRARRRVQGAAPAADTDVARKRGVVDAFLAASRGGNFEALLGILDPDVVARSDGGTLVPSILRRGAADVASQAITFARFAADARLVLVNGTPGVVSFVEGRPLSVMSFTIWDGRITGLDILTDPDRLTTLGLTA; from the coding sequence GTGAGCGAAGACTTTTTCCTGGCCGACCGTTTCGAGGCGGAGCGGCCCGGGCTTCGGGCGGTGGCCTACCGGATGCTGGGGTCGCTCGCCGAGGCCGAGGACGCCGTCCAGGAGGCGTGGTTCAAGCTCAGCCGCGCCGATGTGAGCGACGTGAAGAACCTGGGGGCCTGGCTCACCACGGTCGTGGGCCGGATATGCCTGGACATGCTGCGCTCGCGTACCTCGCGACGGGAGGGTCCCCTGCCCGAGCAGGACGGGTCCATCCGGCTTCCGGACCCGGTGGTCACCGCGCTGACCCGTGTCGGCCCCGAGCAGGAGATCCTGATTGCGGACTCGGTGGGCATTGCACTCATGATCGTCTTGGAGGCCCTCTCCCCAGCCGAGCGACTGGCCTTCGTCCTGCATGACATGTTCGACGTGCCCTTCGACGACATCGCCCCCATCCTCGGCCGGACCACGGTCTCCACCCGGCAGCTCGCCAGCCGCGCCCGCCGCCGGGTCCAGGGCGCCGCCCCGGCGGCCGACACAGACGTTGCCCGCAAGCGCGGCGTCGTGGACGCCTTCCTGGCCGCCTCCCGCGGCGGCAACTTCGAGGCGCTTCTGGGCATTCTCGACCCCGACGTGGTCGCGCGTTCCGATGGCGGCACGCTCGTCCCGAGCATCCTGCGGCGCGGCGCAGCCGACGTGGCGTCCCAGGCGATCACCTTCGCCCGCTTCGCGGCGGACGCGCGTCTGGTGCTGGTCAACGGCACACCCGGCGTTGTCTCGTTCGTCGAGGGACGACCGCTGTCCGTCATGTCGTTCACCATCTGGGACGGCCGCATCACCGGACTCGACATCCTCACCGATCCTGACCGTCTGACCACGCTCGGCCTGACCGCCTGA
- a CDS encoding carboxymuconolactone decarboxylase family protein codes for MNAAITTTARMKNPALVLPDAMKGIQNIYKAMYQGGVSPQILELVHLRASQINGCSACVFAGVAGAKKHGETDERLHVVAAWREAPFFTDEERAALTLTEAATRIADRSGKAVPDEVWNEAADHFNEEQLAAIILMIGLTNFFNRINTTIEEPAGATW; via the coding sequence ATGAACGCCGCGATCACCACCACCGCCCGGATGAAGAACCCCGCTCTGGTCCTGCCGGACGCCATGAAGGGCATCCAGAACATCTACAAGGCCATGTACCAGGGCGGCGTCTCCCCGCAGATCCTGGAGCTGGTCCACCTGCGGGCCAGCCAGATCAACGGCTGCAGCGCCTGCGTGTTCGCCGGCGTGGCGGGCGCGAAGAAGCACGGCGAGACTGACGAACGCCTCCACGTCGTGGCCGCCTGGCGCGAGGCGCCGTTCTTCACCGACGAGGAGCGCGCGGCCCTGACCCTGACCGAGGCCGCCACCCGGATCGCCGACCGCTCCGGCAAGGCCGTCCCCGACGAGGTGTGGAACGAGGCCGCGGACCACTTCAACGAGGAACAGCTCGCCGCGATCATCCTGATGATCGGCCTCACCAACTTCTTCAACCGCATCAACACCACCATCGAGGAGCCCGCCGGAGCTACCTGGTAA
- a CDS encoding transposase → MVGVDEYATRKGRHYGTVLVDIETRRPVDLLPDREASSLAAWLAERPGIEVVCRDRAPFFAEGASAGAPQAVQVADRWHLWHNLSEAAERTVAQHRRCLRALIPATLEPEPEPAPQEEEPPGSPWPTGHRFADRTRSRHAAVHALLEAGHSRRSVQRQLGMAWHTVKRCADAAKPEDLFTGQWQNRASVLDDYKPYLDDRWNEGFTNAWKLWEEIVPLGYKGSYQRVRAYLHKKRTSPRPLTARPPSPRTVSGWILRRPETLTEPEQLQLKTVRTQCPELDALTRHVRSFAVMLTDRQGERLPNWLDAVRQDDLPSLHTLAAGIYRDLDAVTAGLTLSWSSGAVEGHVNRIKMLKRQMFGRAGFQLLRKRVLLA, encoded by the coding sequence GTGGTCGGCGTCGACGAGTACGCCACCCGCAAGGGCCGCCACTACGGCACCGTCCTCGTCGACATCGAGACCCGCCGTCCCGTCGACCTGCTGCCGGACCGGGAGGCGTCCAGTCTCGCGGCCTGGCTCGCCGAACGGCCGGGCATTGAAGTCGTCTGCCGCGACCGTGCGCCGTTCTTCGCCGAAGGCGCCTCCGCCGGCGCCCCGCAGGCCGTCCAGGTCGCGGACCGGTGGCACCTCTGGCACAACCTGAGCGAGGCCGCCGAACGGACCGTCGCCCAGCACCGCCGCTGCCTGCGGGCCCTTATCCCAGCCACCCTCGAACCCGAGCCTGAGCCCGCCCCGCAAGAAGAAGAACCGCCCGGTTCACCATGGCCGACCGGACACCGGTTCGCCGACCGGACCAGGTCCCGGCACGCCGCCGTTCACGCACTCCTGGAGGCAGGACACAGCCGGCGCTCGGTCCAGCGGCAGCTCGGCATGGCCTGGCACACCGTCAAACGGTGCGCCGACGCCGCGAAGCCGGAGGACCTGTTCACCGGCCAGTGGCAGAACCGGGCCTCGGTCCTCGATGACTACAAGCCCTATCTGGACGACCGCTGGAACGAGGGCTTCACCAACGCATGGAAGCTGTGGGAGGAGATCGTGCCGCTCGGCTACAAGGGCAGCTACCAGCGCGTCCGCGCCTACCTGCACAAGAAGCGCACCTCACCGCGACCGTTGACCGCCCGGCCGCCGTCGCCCCGAACGGTCTCCGGATGGATCCTCAGACGCCCGGAAACCCTCACCGAGCCCGAACAACTCCAGCTCAAGACCGTCCGCACCCAGTGCCCCGAACTCGACGCACTCACCCGACACGTCCGGTCCTTCGCGGTCATGCTCACCGACCGCCAAGGCGAGCGTCTCCCGAACTGGCTCGACGCCGTCCGACAGGACGACCTGCCCAGCCTCCACACCCTCGCCGCCGGCATCTACCGCGACCTCGACGCCGTCACCGCCGGACTCACTCTGTCCTGGAGTTCAGGTGCGGTCGAAGGTCATGTCAACCGGATCAAGATGCTCAAGCGCCAGATGTTCGGGCGGGCAGGCTTCCAACTTCTCCGCAAGCGCGTCCTACTGGCGTGA